The Heliangelus exortis chromosome 21, bHelExo1.hap1, whole genome shotgun sequence genome includes a window with the following:
- the ADORA2B gene encoding adenosine receptor A2b, translating to MDTMKTTYIVLELIIAVLSIAGNVLVCWAVAINSTLKNATNYFLVSLAVADIAVGLLAIPFAITISIGFEVDFHSCLFFACFVLVLTQSSIFSLLAVAIDRYLAIKIPLRYNSLVTGKRARGLIAVLWLLSFGIGLTPLMGWNKAMSGCPNATNETGAGTGTEPHGCFISCLFENVVTMSYMVYFNFFGCVLLPLVIMLGIYIKIFMVACKQLHQIELMGNSRTTLQKEVHAAKSLAIIVGLFAFCWLPLHILNCITLFHEEFSKSKPEWVMYMAIILSHANSVINPIIYAYRIRDFRYTFRKIISKILCKADDFPKCPTDNNQHLTVTNINCPVASVTI from the exons ATGGACACTATGAAAACCACCTACATCGTGCTGGAACTGATCATCGCCGTCCTGTCTATCGCTGGCAACGTCCTGGTCTGCTGGGCTGTGGCCATCAACAGCACCTTGAAGAACGCAACCAACTATTTCCTGGTGTCCCTGGCAGTGGCCGACATCGCCGTGGGTTTGTTGGCCATCCCATTTGCCATCACCATCAGCATTGGATTCGAGGTGGATTTTCACAGCTGCCTCTTCTTCGCCTGTTTCGTGCTGGTGCTGACCCAAAGCTCCATTTTCAGCTTGCTGGCTGTGGCCATCGACAGGTACCTGGCTATTAAGATTCCACTGAG GTATAACAGTCTGGTGACGGGCAAGCGGGCCAGGGGCCTCATCGCTGTGCTGTGGCTCCTGTCCTTTGGAATTGGACTGACCCCACTGATGGGCTGGAATAAAGCCATGAGTGGATGTCCCAACGCCACCAACGAGACCGGGGCGGGCACGGGGACGGAGCCCCACGGCTGCTTCATCTCATGCCTCTTTGAGAACGTGGTAACCATGAGTTACATGGTGTACTTCAACTTCTTTGGATGTGTGCTGCTGCCCCTCGTCATCATGCTGGGAATCTACATCAAGATATTCATGGTTGCCTGCAAACAGTTGCATCAGATTGAACTGATGGGCAACTCCAGGACCACGCTGCAGAAGGAGGTCCATGCAGCCAAGTCTCTCGCAATCATTGTGGGGCTTTTCGCCTTCTGTTGGCTGCCCCTACATATCTTGAACTGCATCACTCTCTTCCATGAGGAGTTCTCCAAATCCAAGCCTGAGTGGGTGATGTACATGGCCATCATCCTTTCCCATGCCAACTCTGTCATCAATCCCATCATCTATGCCTACAGGATCAGGGATTTCCGCTACACCTTCCGCAAGATCATTTCCAAGATCCTCTGCAAGGCAGACGACTTCCCCAAGTGCCCCACTGACAACAACCAGCACCTGACTGTCACCAACATCAACTGCCCCGTTGCCTCTGTCACCATATGA